Proteins encoded by one window of uncultured Bacteroides sp.:
- a CDS encoding VapE domain-containing protein, whose protein sequence is MNVSLYNGGNKGRPTFVENLSVETVLNSFKTLKYATLVDSIRNESSDSAKAWEQLPSFTFAASFKGGRTKTNMEQYNGVIQLNSGKLEPEQAIRLRDKAAQEPNTLAAFVTTEGTGVVILSVISSPDGSIPDSNEEISKFHAHAFSVVSLYYESCLYIDFKKNEHSLLQLTSATYDPELFFNPEAEVFLIATKKDFEKKTTKLLRNMEGEPVSFSHLPVGEQRDLEIKRAFDRAYSNALNVESFKEDNRSQFVYGLAYFCCVAGIPEGETAKLALQRCTTEHFTADDLRLTIRIKYKEYEDAAGADSGLTKVEKETRMLERFIKRNFMLRRNVILEGIEFRYADQSSHEWTELRDHHLNTIYIRAHKEGINCTLNDVKAMVDSEITPSHHPFKDYIFVPFTEWDGHDYIADVAATVPTKDPEYFEWCFRKWFVALVATLINDRVINHQILVLIGGKHGMGKSTWPERLLPPEWRKSHFDANVFSNNPNATRMKLSTGAILNIDELDTVQRYDQETVKELFTTFNINIRTSPDRPPRNFVRHASFFGTTNHLDILRDYTGSRRYLCHEVTGPINFDFSIDYKQLYAQAWNLILKGFRYYFNTEENDIVEKHNQHYMETDADMELFYEYYRKPEGEEEGIYLSAAKLADYIKKKTGIATSKKMINKLGKNLKSLDFQWKRINGYTVYHICLKE, encoded by the coding sequence ATGAATGTATCCTTATACAACGGTGGGAACAAAGGGCGTCCCACGTTTGTAGAAAACCTCTCTGTAGAAACAGTTCTCAACTCGTTCAAAACACTGAAGTACGCAACGCTTGTTGATAGTATCCGCAATGAAAGCAGCGATTCTGCCAAAGCTTGGGAACAACTCCCCTCCTTTACCTTCGCCGCATCCTTCAAGGGCGGACGAACAAAAACAAATATGGAACAGTACAACGGAGTGATTCAGTTAAACAGCGGAAAACTGGAACCCGAACAAGCCATTCGCCTACGGGATAAGGCAGCACAAGAGCCCAATACGTTGGCAGCATTTGTTACCACAGAAGGAACTGGAGTTGTAATCTTATCCGTCATTTCCAGTCCGGACGGCTCTATACCCGATAGTAATGAGGAGATTAGCAAATTTCACGCTCATGCCTTTTCCGTTGTCAGCTTATATTATGAATCGTGTCTATATATTGACTTCAAGAAAAACGAACATTCCTTATTGCAGTTAACCTCAGCCACTTACGACCCTGAACTATTTTTTAATCCCGAAGCAGAAGTATTCCTGATAGCCACCAAGAAGGATTTCGAGAAGAAAACAACGAAGCTACTCCGAAACATGGAGGGAGAGCCTGTCTCCTTTTCACATCTGCCGGTAGGCGAACAGCGGGATCTCGAAATAAAAAGGGCTTTCGACCGCGCTTACTCAAACGCACTCAATGTGGAGTCATTCAAGGAAGATAACCGGTCACAGTTTGTGTACGGTTTGGCATACTTTTGCTGCGTGGCAGGTATTCCGGAAGGTGAAACCGCCAAACTGGCACTCCAACGCTGCACCACCGAACATTTTACCGCCGATGATCTTCGTCTCACCATCCGCATTAAGTACAAGGAGTACGAAGATGCCGCCGGAGCTGACAGCGGACTGACAAAAGTGGAGAAAGAGACACGCATGCTCGAACGATTTATCAAGCGCAACTTTATGCTTCGCCGTAATGTGATTCTGGAAGGTATTGAATTCCGTTATGCCGATCAGTCGAGCCATGAATGGACAGAACTTCGTGATCATCACCTCAACACCATTTATATCCGAGCACATAAAGAAGGAATAAACTGTACCCTGAATGATGTCAAAGCAATGGTCGATTCCGAGATCACTCCCTCCCATCACCCTTTCAAGGATTATATCTTTGTTCCTTTCACCGAATGGGACGGGCACGACTATATTGCCGATGTGGCAGCCACCGTGCCCACCAAAGATCCCGAGTATTTTGAATGGTGTTTCCGCAAATGGTTTGTGGCTTTAGTGGCAACTTTAATAAACGACCGTGTGATCAATCACCAGATTCTGGTATTGATAGGTGGCAAACACGGTATGGGAAAATCCACCTGGCCGGAGCGGTTATTGCCTCCCGAATGGCGAAAAAGTCATTTCGATGCCAACGTATTTTCCAATAATCCCAATGCCACCCGCATGAAGCTGAGCACGGGCGCCATTCTGAATATTGATGAGTTGGACACCGTTCAGCGGTACGATCAGGAGACAGTGAAAGAGCTATTCACCACGTTCAACATCAATATCCGCACTTCGCCCGACCGTCCTCCACGGAATTTCGTGCGTCATGCGTCATTCTTCGGCACAACCAATCATTTGGACATTCTGAGAGATTACACCGGTAGCCGTCGATATTTGTGCCACGAAGTAACCGGCCCCATTAATTTTGATTTCAGCATAGATTACAAACAACTCTACGCCCAGGCATGGAACCTGATTCTGAAAGGGTTCCGTTATTATTTCAACACGGAGGAGAACGACATTGTAGAAAAACACAATCAGCACTACATGGAAACGGATGCAGATATGGAATTGTTCTATGAATACTATCGTAAACCGGAAGGTGAAGAGGAAGGGATCTACCTTTCTGCTGCGAAATTGGCGGATTATATTAAGAAAAAGACGGGGATTGCTACTAGTAAGAAGATGATAAACAAACTAGGTAAAAACCTGAAATCACTTGATTTTCAATGGAAAAGGATAAACGGATACACAGTTTATCATATCTGTTTAAAAGAGTAA
- a CDS encoding HigA family addiction module antitoxin, with product MNANLILAKELLSPPGDTIQETIDAMGMRQNELAERMGKTESKINDIIKGKEPISVDTALKLELVLGIPAKFWLTRETNYREELARIE from the coding sequence ATGAATGCAAATTTAATTTTGGCTAAAGAGTTGTTATCTCCTCCGGGAGACACAATTCAAGAGACTATTGATGCAATGGGAATGCGCCAAAACGAACTGGCTGAACGCATGGGTAAAACAGAAAGTAAGATTAATGATATTATTAAAGGAAAAGAGCCCATTTCTGTAGATACTGCATTAAAATTAGAACTAGTTTTAGGTATCCCAGCTAAATTCTGGCTTACCAGAGAAACGAATTATCGGGAAGAACTGGCACGCATTGAGTAA
- a CDS encoding DUF3761 domain-containing protein codes for MKKIVFLFIQLVFVLTINAQSSVKYATVDLNLRTAPNKASHVIMVIPQGTSVTIDEDCNCKWIPIRYDGKIGYVSTKYLTKHKISYSGNTARTYVKHYTNSRGNRIQSPTRYESSPAGATALCRDGSYSFSQSRRGTCSHHGGVASWL; via the coding sequence ATGAAGAAAATTGTATTTTTATTTATCCAGCTTGTTTTTGTATTAACTATAAATGCTCAAAGTAGCGTAAAATATGCCACTGTAGACCTTAATTTACGCACAGCTCCCAATAAGGCTTCTCATGTTATAATGGTTATTCCTCAAGGTACTTCCGTCACCATTGATGAGGATTGCAACTGTAAATGGATTCCAATCCGTTACGATGGGAAAATCGGATATGTATCTACCAAATACCTCACAAAGCATAAAATTAGTTATTCAGGCAACACAGCGAGGACTTATGTTAAGCATTATACTAATTCCAGAGGAAATAGGATTCAGTCTCCTACTCGTTATGAATCTTCACCTGCAGGGGCAACAGCCTTATGCCGAGATGGATCATATAGCTTTAGCCAAAGCCGAAGAGGAACATGCTCGCATCATGGTGGAGTTGCTAGTTGGCTATAG
- a CDS encoding tetratricopeptide repeat protein: MEEELKLEEKIERLSKIIEKNPEDADAYFDRGNIYLTLERYDKVITNYNKVIELEPNLAPAYNNRGNVFYYQKLYDKAILDYTKAIELEPDYVKAYCNRGNTFHEIQEYDKAVKDFNKAIELEPDYADAYYSKGCSFYKLKQYDRAVLDYTKSIELNPDNFKAYFNRGNIYRESNQYDKALLDYAEAIKINPHYSNAFINRGLTLLNDPHKAIPDFIRAIEIDPDIPEAYLNRGLAFYRIEEYDKAIQDFNKVIKLNPNSEKAYYNRGCLFHKLKQYKNAIEDYSRTIEINPEYISAYNNRSILYAYTEQYEKGIKDLDKVVKFEPDNVSAYNNRGNIYNLINKPELAILDYNRIIKIKPDHSVAYNNRGNTFYNLSKYNEAINDYNKAIKLDSQNTNAYNNRGLAYCLLEKWADSAISFMKGKTSALDFLTKFNEVKKSENVFSYIINFDPFFKETTNFVKEKNEYKKIYINILKSIALLYVKNETTASHYTKKATAAQLLFKSSKFRLNSTITANDPQEGETLLKYFKLEESEKHKKEESQRGEPKHDYQAFIGCFTFNHESLNQFRLYGKESDKEATGISLVLNKDFFNEKMDIGLLSNCFLKDNDKENANVKDERTQKYALYRCIYVDPKTHKVISLGHKEEYSFYRENIGVSSDEISTYNKEINKIKSKVTNQLNKLDKSIKTGKDLDKNIICELLLPLRYLVKHVAYKEEQECRIFDIKDLKDKSNEIKFTPDYAQMFIEYQPITKYVKKIFFAPKTEGVEIFKKAIEQKELKIDCKLSTHPFS; encoded by the coding sequence ATGGAAGAAGAATTAAAACTTGAAGAGAAAATTGAGAGGTTATCGAAAATTATTGAGAAGAATCCAGAGGATGCAGATGCTTATTTTGATAGAGGAAATATTTATTTAACGTTAGAAAGATATGATAAAGTAATTACAAATTATAATAAAGTTATAGAATTAGAGCCTAATTTAGCTCCTGCATATAATAATAGAGGTAATGTTTTTTATTATCAAAAGCTATATGATAAAGCAATTCTGGATTACACCAAAGCAATTGAATTAGAGCCAGATTATGTAAAAGCATATTGTAATAGAGGAAATACTTTTCATGAGATACAGGAATATGATAAAGCTGTTAAAGATTTCAATAAAGCAATTGAATTAGAGCCAGATTATGCAGATGCTTATTATAGCAAAGGTTGTTCGTTTTATAAATTAAAGCAATATGATAGAGCGGTTTTGGATTATACAAAATCTATAGAATTAAATCCTGATAATTTTAAAGCGTATTTTAATAGAGGCAACATTTATAGAGAAAGCAATCAATATGATAAAGCTTTATTAGATTATGCTGAGGCTATAAAAATAAATCCTCATTATTCAAATGCCTTTATCAATAGAGGGCTAACTTTGTTAAATGACCCCCACAAAGCAATACCAGATTTTATTAGAGCAATAGAAATTGATCCAGATATCCCTGAAGCTTATCTTAATAGAGGGCTTGCCTTTTATCGAATAGAAGAATATGATAAAGCTATTCAGGATTTTAATAAAGTTATAAAGCTAAACCCTAATTCTGAAAAAGCATATTACAATAGAGGATGCCTTTTTCATAAATTAAAGCAGTATAAAAATGCAATTGAAGATTATAGCAGGACTATTGAAATAAATCCAGAATATATTAGTGCTTACAATAATAGAAGTATTTTGTATGCATATACAGAACAATATGAAAAAGGAATAAAGGATTTAGACAAAGTTGTGAAATTTGAACCTGATAATGTTTCAGCATACAACAACAGAGGTAACATATATAATTTAATAAACAAGCCTGAATTAGCTATATTAGATTACAACAGAATAATTAAAATTAAACCAGATCACTCAGTTGCTTACAATAATAGAGGAAATACATTTTATAATCTAAGTAAATACAATGAAGCTATTAATGATTACAATAAAGCCATTAAATTAGATTCTCAGAATACAAATGCTTATAATAATAGAGGTTTAGCCTATTGTTTACTAGAAAAATGGGCAGACTCTGCTATTTCTTTTATGAAGGGAAAAACGAGCGCCTTAGATTTTTTGACAAAATTTAATGAAGTAAAAAAAAGTGAAAATGTATTTTCTTACATAATCAATTTTGATCCCTTCTTTAAAGAAACAACAAATTTTGTAAAAGAAAAGAACGAGTATAAAAAAATATATATCAATATTTTAAAGTCAATAGCATTATTATATGTAAAAAATGAAACTACGGCTTCGCACTATACCAAAAAAGCAACTGCAGCACAGTTACTTTTCAAGAGTTCTAAATTTAGACTTAATTCAACAATAACAGCTAATGATCCACAAGAAGGTGAAACGCTTCTTAAATATTTTAAGCTAGAAGAATCAGAAAAACATAAAAAAGAAGAGTCTCAAAGGGGAGAGCCTAAACATGATTATCAAGCCTTTATTGGTTGTTTTACATTTAACCATGAAAGTTTAAATCAATTCAGACTTTACGGTAAGGAATCAGATAAAGAGGCAACTGGCATCAGTTTAGTCTTAAATAAAGACTTCTTTAACGAAAAAATGGATATTGGCCTATTGTCTAATTGTTTTTTAAAAGACAATGATAAAGAAAATGCAAACGTTAAGGATGAGCGAACTCAAAAATATGCGTTATATCGATGCATTTATGTTGATCCAAAAACACATAAAGTTATCTCATTAGGGCATAAAGAAGAATACTCATTCTATAGAGAAAATATTGGTGTTTCATCAGATGAAATTAGTACATATAATAAAGAAATAAATAAAATAAAAAGTAAGGTAACTAATCAACTTAATAAATTAGATAAGAGTATTAAGACTGGTAAGGATTTAGATAAAAATATTATTTGTGAATTGCTCCTACCATTGCGTTATTTAGTTAAACATGTAGCATATAAAGAAGAACAAGAATGCCGGATCTTTGATATAAAAGATTTGAAAGATAAATCTAATGAGATAAAATTTACACCTGATTATGCACAAATGTTCATAGAATATCAGCCTATTACAAAATATGTAAAAAAAATCTTTTTCGCTCCAAAAACAGAAGGTGTAGAAATATTCAAGAAAGCGATTGAGCAAAAAGAATTGAAGATTGATTGCAAGCTTAGTACTCATCCATTCTCGTAA
- a CDS encoding HU family DNA-binding protein, with amino-acid sequence MGIPYKFKEINDNLSKGVKKKGGVHPIVKSREQLDTKALAEYIAGSNMPQRSEIEQAIVQTFNAIEKALSNGYTVSISDYGSFQLSAQFREDFNPEEPHRAESIEVKSVNFRASTKMKKRIGVSGFEKSER; translated from the coding sequence ATGGGCATTCCATATAAATTCAAGGAGATAAACGATAATTTAAGTAAAGGCGTAAAGAAAAAAGGCGGCGTTCACCCCATAGTGAAAAGTCGGGAACAACTAGACACCAAGGCACTTGCCGAATACATCGCCGGAAGCAATATGCCGCAAAGGTCTGAAATAGAACAGGCTATTGTCCAAACATTCAATGCTATTGAAAAAGCTTTAAGTAATGGTTACACTGTTTCTATTTCTGATTATGGTTCTTTTCAGCTTTCTGCACAGTTTCGGGAGGATTTTAATCCTGAAGAGCCTCATCGTGCAGAGAGTATTGAGGTAAAGAGTGTTAATTTCCGGGCTTCTACAAAGATGAAGAAGAGGATTGGGGTTAGTGGGTTTGAGAAGAGTGAGAGGTAA
- a CDS encoding KilA-N domain-containing protein → MAKTNNLTVKDTAIKTMSANGIDYISITDIAKQKNPIEPKDVVKNWMRSKNTLEYLGLWERLNNPNFKGVEFDPLLAEAGSNSFTLSPSRWIEKTGAIGIITKNGASGGTYAQKDIAFKFASWVSVEFELYLVKEFQRLKEEEQKQIGWSVKRELSKINYHIHTDAIKQNLIPDELTVQQISIIYANEADVLNMALWGLTAKEWRDKNPKLKGNMRDYASINELICLSNLENINSVLINESVLQSERLLKLNKIAIQQMIILNDIENKKYLK, encoded by the coding sequence ATGGCAAAGACTAATAATCTAACAGTGAAAGATACCGCTATAAAAACAATGTCTGCCAATGGCATTGATTATATTAGCATCACAGATATAGCAAAACAAAAAAATCCAATCGAGCCCAAAGATGTAGTAAAAAACTGGATGCGTTCAAAAAACACTCTTGAATATCTTGGATTATGGGAACGCTTAAACAATCCCAATTTTAAAGGGGTCGAATTCGACCCCCTTTTAGCAGAAGCAGGAAGCAATTCTTTTACTCTGAGTCCTTCTCGTTGGATTGAAAAAACAGGAGCAATTGGTATTATTACAAAAAATGGAGCTTCCGGTGGTACGTATGCCCAGAAAGACATCGCATTCAAATTTGCAAGTTGGGTGTCTGTTGAATTTGAACTTTATTTAGTAAAAGAATTCCAACGTTTAAAAGAAGAGGAACAAAAGCAGATAGGTTGGTCAGTTAAGCGTGAATTATCTAAGATAAATTATCATATCCATACAGATGCCATTAAACAGAACCTTATCCCAGACGAATTAACGGTGCAACAAATTAGCATCATTTATGCCAACGAAGCAGATGTTCTTAACATGGCTCTTTGGGGACTTACAGCTAAAGAATGGCGTGATAAGAATCCTAAACTGAAAGGGAATATGAGAGATTATGCTAGTATTAATGAACTAATTTGTCTTTCAAATTTAGAGAATATTAATTCCGTATTAATTAATGAAAGTGTGCTACAGTCTGAAAGATTACTTAAACTCAATAAAATAGCAATTCAACAAATGATAATATTGAATGATATTGAGAATAAAAAATATCTAAAATAA
- a CDS encoding IS110 family transposase: MRTQSNKVNFNGENIYVGIDVHLKSWAVTIYTEHLHHKTFSQPPVPILLWKYLDENFPGGNYYSAYEAGFCGFHIHFELEKLNIKNIVVNPADIPTSQKEHVHKNDSCDSKKIARSLRAKELTGIHIPLIETLENRSLVRSREILVKDLVRFKQRIKSFLYFYGIAYPPEFEKSSCHWSKRFLKWLKEISLNTQNGNEALSLLIREVEQQRLLLLEVNKKIHSLAISDKYIKEMELIRSVPGIGLITGLTFLLEIENIERFSNTDKLACFVGIIPTCHSSGETSNNGEMTFRGQIHLKKGLIESAWVASRIDPALTHSFIKLCKRMEPNKAIIRIARKLLNRIYYTLKKEHKYEYGMVK, from the coding sequence ATGCGTACACAAAGTAACAAAGTAAATTTCAATGGAGAAAATATTTATGTTGGAATTGATGTTCATCTAAAGAGTTGGGCAGTGACAATCTACACAGAACATTTGCATCATAAGACTTTTAGTCAGCCACCGGTTCCCATATTATTATGGAAATATCTGGATGAAAATTTTCCTGGTGGTAATTACTATTCTGCTTATGAAGCCGGATTCTGTGGATTTCATATTCACTTTGAACTGGAAAAGTTGAATATAAAAAATATAGTAGTCAATCCCGCTGACATACCGACCAGTCAAAAGGAACATGTGCATAAGAATGATTCTTGCGATAGCAAGAAAATAGCCCGTTCTCTGAGAGCTAAAGAACTCACCGGAATACATATTCCATTGATTGAGACCTTAGAAAATCGTTCTTTAGTTCGTTCTCGAGAAATCTTGGTCAAGGATCTGGTTCGTTTCAAACAGCGAATAAAGTCTTTTCTTTATTTTTATGGGATAGCCTATCCTCCTGAATTTGAAAAGTCATCTTGTCATTGGTCAAAACGCTTTCTTAAATGGTTAAAAGAAATATCCCTAAATACGCAAAATGGAAATGAAGCATTATCCCTATTAATAAGAGAAGTAGAACAACAGCGCCTTCTTTTATTAGAAGTGAATAAGAAAATTCATAGCTTGGCTATTTCTGATAAATATATTAAAGAGATGGAATTAATAAGAAGTGTCCCCGGAATAGGCTTGATTACAGGACTTACTTTTCTATTGGAAATAGAAAATATAGAGCGTTTTTCTAACACGGACAAGCTAGCCTGTTTTGTAGGAATAATACCGACTTGTCATTCGAGTGGAGAAACTAGTAACAATGGAGAAATGACCTTTAGAGGGCAAATCCATTTAAAGAAAGGTCTGATTGAAAGTGCTTGGGTTGCTTCAAGAATAGATCCAGCTCTAACACATAGCTTTATTAAGCTTTGCAAAAGAATGGAACCCAATAAGGCAATCATACGAATTGCGAGAAAGTTGTTAAACAGAATATATTATACTCTAAAAAAGGAACATAAATACGAATATGGAATGGTTAAATAA